The Shinella zoogloeoides genome contains the following window.
GATTATTACAGCCAGCAGGAGAAGATCATCTCCTTCCAGCATCCCGATCACGAGACCGAAAACTGGCCCGCCCACGGAATGAAACTATGAGCGAATTGCGCAGCCTCTATCCCGAGATCGAACCCTATGCCTCCGGCCATCTCGATGTCGGCGACGGGCATGTCATCTATTGGGAACGGGCCGGCACGCCGGGCGCAAAGCCCGCCGTCTTCCTGCATGGCGGCCCCGGCGGCACGATCTCGCCGAGCCACCGCCGCCTGTTCGATCCGAAGCTCTACGACGTGACGCTGTTCGACCAGCGCGGCTGCGGCCGGTCCACGCCGCATGCGGGGCTGGGGGCCAACACGACCTGGCACCTCGTCGCCGACATGGAGAAGCTGCGCGAGATGGCCGGTGCGGAAAAGTGGCTGGTCTTCGGCGGCTCGTGGGGTTCGACGCTAGCGCTCGCCTATGCGCAGAAACATCCCGAGCACGTTTCCGAACTGGTCCTGCGCGGCATTTACATGCTTACCAAGGCGGAACTCGACTGGTACTACCAGTTCGGCGTCTCGGAAATGTTCCCCGACAAGTGGGAGCGCTTCGTCGCCCCCATTCCGCCGGAAGAGCGCCATGAGATGATGCAGGCCTATTACCGCCGCCTGACGGGCGACGACAAGGCGGTGCGCATCGCCGCCGCCAAGACATGGAGCCTGTGGGAAGGCGAGACGATCACGCTTCTGCCGGAACCCGCAACGAGCGGCCGCTTCGGGGTGGACGACTTCGCCGATGCCTTCGCGCGGCTGGAAACGCACTACTTCGTCAATGCCGGCTGGCTGGAAGAGGGGCAGCTTCTGCGCGACGCCCACAAGCTGAACGGCATTCCGGGCGTCATCGCCCATGGCCGCTACGACATGCCGTGCCCGGCCAAAAACGCCTGGGCGCTGCACAAGGCCTGGCCCGAATCGGAATTCTTCCTCGTCGAAGGGGCGGGCCACGCCTATTCCGAACCCGGCATCCTCGACCGCCTGATTTACGCGACCGACAAATTCGCCGGCAAGAACTGAGACAGACTGCCTCCCGGGAGGGAACCGATGAAAGACCGTATCTACCTTTTCGACACCACGCTTCGCGACGGCCAGCAGACGCCGGGCATCGACTTTTCCGTCGAGGACAAGATCGCCATTGCCGGCATGCTGGATGCGTTCGGGCTGGACTATGTCGAGGGCGGCTATCCGGGCGCCAACCCGACCGATACGGCCTTCTTTTCGAAGAAACGCACCGGCCGCGCGAAATTCGTCGCCTTCGGCATGACGAAGCGCGCCGGCGTCTCCGCCTCCAACGATCCGGGCGTTGCCGCGCTCCTCGATTCCAGAAGCGACGCGATCTGTCTCGTGGCCAAGAGCTGGGACTATCATGTGCGCGTCGCGCTCGGCTGCACCAACGAGGAGAACCTCGAAAGCATCGCCGAATCCGTGAAGGCCGTGGTCGCCTCGGGCCGCGAATCCATGATCGACTGCGAGCATTTCTTCGACGGCTACAAGGCGAACCCGGACTATGCGCTCGCCTGCGCGAAGACGGCCTTTGCCTCCGGCGCGCGCTGGGTCGTGCTCTGCGACACCAATGGCGGCACCCAGCCCTCTGAGGTGCAGGCCATCGTCAAGGCGGTGATCGCCGCCGGCGTGCCGGGCGCAAATCTCGGCATCCACGCCCATAACGATACGGGACAGGCCGTCGCCAATTCGCTCGCAGCCGTCGAGGCCGGCGTGCGCCAGATCCAGGGCACCCTCAACGGCATCGGCGAGCGCTGCGGCAACGCCAATCTCGTCACGCTCATCCCGACGCTGGCCCTCAAGGAAGCCTACAACACGCGCTTCGAAACCGGCATCGACACGGAAAAGCTCACCGGCCTCACCAAGCTCGCCCATACCTTCGACGAGCTCCTGAACCGCTCGCCCGATCATCAGGCGCCCTATGTCGGCGCGTCCGCTTTCGCCACCAAGGCCGGCATCCATGCCTCCGCGCTCCTCAAGGACCCGCGCACCTACGAGCATGTCACGCCGGAAAGCGTCGGCAACCTGCGCAAGGTCATGGTGTCGGATCAGGGCGGCAAGGCGAACTTCATCAACGCGCTGAAACTGCGCGGCATAACGGTGGCCAAGGACGACCCGAAGCTCGACCGGCTCATCCAGATCGTCAAGGAACGCGAGGCGACGGGCTATGCCTATGAGGGCGCCGACGCGAGCTTCGCGCTGCTCGCCTACCGCACGCTCGGCACGGTGCCGGATTTCTTCCACGTCGAGAGTTTCCGCGTGATGGTCGAGCGCCGCTACGACGTCAACGGCCAGCTCAAGACGGTCTCGGAAGCCGTGGTCCGCGTGATCGTCGACGGCGAGACCATGATGTCCGTCGCCGAAGGACACGGCCCGGTCAACGCGCTCGACCTTGCGCTGCGCAAGGACCTCGGCAAATACCAGGCCGAGATCGCCGATCTGGAACTGGCGGACTACAAGGTCCGCATCCTCAACGGCGGCACCGAGGCCATCACCCGCGTCCTCATCGAATCCACCGATGCCTCCGGCGCCCGCTGGTGGACGGTCGGCGTCTCCGACAACATCATCGACGCCTCCTTCCAGGCCCTGATGGATTCCATCGTCTACAAGCTCCTGAAGAACAGGGGCGAGGCGGGACGCGCGGCGGCGGAGTAAAGCCAAGGTTCAGCCTCGCTCATTCATCCCTTCACCGGAATGAATTGGTGCATTCACGGCCATTGGAGTATTTCCGTCGGAAAATCCGATAATCGACGGGAAATGACACCATGGCCGACGCCAATTCCTCCAGCGGCCCCCAGACCGGCGATTCGCCGCGCGGTTTTGCCTTCGCTCTCACAGCCTATGTGCTCTGGGGCTTCCTGCCCTTCTTCATGAAGGCCGTTGCGCATATTCCGTCCACCGAAGTGGTGGCGCATCGTATCATCTGGTCGGTGCCGCTTGCGGGCCTCGTGCTGGTCTGGCTCGGCCGCACGGACGATATCAAGGTGGCGCTGCGCTCGCCGCGCATGCTCGCCATGGCGGCGCTGACGGCGACGCTCATCACCATCAACTGGGGCATCTACGTCTGGGCCATCGCCGCGGACCGCGCCCTGGAGACGGCGCTCGGCTACTATATCAACCCGCTCTTTTCGATCTTCCTCGGCGCGGTGCTGCTGAAGGAGCGCCCGGCGCCGGCGCAGATGGTGGCGATCGGGCTTGCCGCCTGCGCGGTGGCGATCCTCGCCTTCGATGCCGGCGGCCTGCCATGGGTGTCGCTCAGCCTGTGCCTGTCCTGGGGCCTCTACGCCTTCTTCCGCAAGACGCTTCCGATCGGCCCGAACCAGGGCTTCTTCCTCGAAGTGCTGCTGCTCAGCGTGCCGGCGATCGGCTATGTGATCTGGCTCGAATCGACGGGGCAGGGCCATTTCGGCGATACGGGTATGGCGGACATGCTGTGGCTGCTCTCCTGCGGCGTCGTCACGGCGATCCCGCTGATGATCTACGCCAATGGCGCAAAACTCCTGCGCCTCTCCACCATCGGCATCATGCAGTACATCGCCCCGACGATGATCTTCGTCATCGCCGTCTTCGTTTTCGGCGAGCCCTTCGGCACGGCCAAGCTCGTCGCCTTCGCCTTCATCTGGGTGGCGCTGATCATCTATTCCGGCTCCATGCTGAGCACGGCCCGCGCCAAGCGCCTCGCGGCGGCGGAGTTGAAACCCGCTGAATGAAACGCAAAAGCCGGAGGCGCTGAACCTCCGGCTTTTCTTTTGCCGTTGCGGGAAAGTCGTTCCTAGAGCCGCGAAATGATCCCGGCCTCGCCCTCGCGGTCGACCTGCCCGGCCCAATGGTCGAGCAGCGTCGTGACGATCTCCTCCGGCTCGTCGATGACGAGCGGCTGGACGAGGTGGGCGGTATGGATGAAGCCTTCGTCGGCCATGTGGCGGATGAGCTTCATCATCGGATCCCAGAAGCCGCCGATATTGGCGAAGACCATCGGCTTGCGGTGGCGGCCGAGCTGCGCCCAGGTCATCACCTCGACGATCTCCTCCAGCGTGCCGATGCCGCCGGGAAGCGCCACGAAGGCGTCGGCGCGGTCGAACATCTTGTGCTTGCGCTCGTGCATGTCCGGCGTGACGATCAGTTCGCTGAGCTGGCCCAGCGAATGACGGGTGGCCTCCATATCCACGAGGAATTCGGGTATAATGCCGGTGACGCGGCCGCCGTTCGAAAGCACGCCGCTTGCGACGGCTCCCATGACGCCCTTGGTGCCGCCGCCATAGACGAGCCGCAGGTGGTTTTCGGCCATCGCCTTGCCGAGTTGCCTTCCGGCGGTGACATAGGCGGAATCGCGGCCCGGCTGGGAGCCGCAATAGACGCAGACGGATCGAATCGGCAGGGTTTGTTCGCTCATGGCGGGATTCAGCCACCCGCCCGGCGGCCCGTCAAGGACGATGGCGGAGAAAAAGCCCGGACAGGCGGCCGGCAACAGCCCCGAAAGCTTGTGCGCGGCCCCCGGAATCGATAGCTGTTTGCGCAGGGACTCCCGGGAAACCGGGACAGAGAGAGAGTCGATGATGAAGAACAGGACCGGCTTGGTGGCCTTGATCGTGCTGGCGGCGGCGACGCTGCTCATGGTTTTCTTCGTGCTGCCCAACATGAACAAGGAAAAGCCGGCGGAAACGCCTGTCGCGACGCTCGTCGGCAAGCCCGCCGAGGGCGGTGGTGAAACCACGACGGCAGACGGCAAACAGGCCCGCTCCACGCCCGCCCAGACCGAGGGCGAGACGAACGCGGCCGCCACTGCGACTGAAGAAACCACCAGGGAAGAAACGGCCAAGACGGATGCGAAACCGGCCGACGCCGCGGCCGCATGGGTCACGCCCGCCTTCGATCTCCTGCGCGTCGAGCCCGATGGCTCCACCGTGATCGCCGGCCGCGGCCAGCCGAACACGAAACTGGAAATCCGCAACGGAGAAACGGTCGTCGCGACGGCCGATATCGGCCCCTCGGGCGATTTCGCCGCCGTCTTCGATCAGCCGCTGGCCGCCGGCGACTACCAGCTCACCCTCAACACGAAGGACGACAAGGGCGCCACGAAGACCTCCGAAGAGGTGGCGACCGTCTCCGTGCCCAAGGACGGCAGCGGCGAGCTGCTCGCCATGGTCTCCCGGCCGGGCGAGGCGAGCCGCCTGATCACCGTGCCGGACGCGGCCGCAAAGGCTGCCGGCACCGCCACGACGACGGCCGGACAGGCTGCCGGCGAGGTCGCATCCGCGCAGACCGGCGGTGCGGCCGAAGGCGCACAGACGCAGCAGGCCGCCGGCGACGCCGCGGCGACGGCCGCATTGGCCGTCAAGGCCGAGGCCCATGTCTCGGCCGTCGAGCTGGAAGGCAAGCGCATGTTCATTGCCGGTACGGCCCGGCCCGGCGCGCTGGTGCGCATCTATGCCAACGATACGCTCGTCGGCGAGGCGAAGGCCGATGACGCGGGGCGCTATGTCGTCGATGGCGAGATCGACCTGCCGGTCGGCCGCCATAGCGTGCGCGCCGACGTGATGAGTGCGGACGGCAGCAAGGTCGATTTCCGCGCTTCCGTTCCGTTCGACAGGCCGGAGGGCGAACAGGTCGCCGTCGTGGCGCAGGAGGGCGCGGCGAGCGATGCCGGTCCGGCGCTCGGCCTTATCGGCGGCGGCGCGTTCGACAAGCTGCGCGCCGAGGCCGACAAGGCGATTGCGCTCCTCAAGGGCCTTTATGCGAACGGCCACCTGCCGAGTGCGGAAGAACTGGCCGCCGCCCGCTCGGCGACGGAAATCGCGTTGAAGTCGCTGGCCGAGTTCAAGCCGGGCGAGGAAGAGGGCGAAGCTGCCCGCGCCATGGCCGCCAAGGCTTCGGCCGCCGCGGCTTCCGCGCTCTCCCGCCTCCAGGCCTTGCCTGCCGATGCCGGCGCTGTCGGCGAGGCGCTCGGTTCGATCGAGACGGCGGTCGCCGATGCGCTGGCGCCGGCCATCGACAAGGCGGAGGTCGTCGCGGGCGACGTCAAGGCTGCCGCGGGCAATTCCATCGAGCGGCTGGCCACGCAGGCCGCAACCCTCCAGCAGCAGTTCGCCGCGCTCTTCGCCGATGGCCGCAATGCCGAGCCGGCGGAAATCCGCACCGCGCGCGTCGCGCTCGAGGATGCACTGAAGGGCATCACGGGCTTTGTCGCCCCGGCGGATGCGGCGGTTGATGTCGCCGCCGCCATCGAGAAGCTGAAGGGCTGGGCCTCGACGGCGCTCGATCGTCTCGCCGCGATCCCGGCGGATGCGGGCAGGGATGCCTACCAGCCGGCGCTCGTCGCGCTCGAGGGCATGCCGTCGGTAAGCGCCGCCGAAAGCGCGACGACCGCCGCCAGCGGATCGGCGACCGATGGCGAGGCCGCCGCGGAAGAGCCGGCGACCGTCGAGCAGGCGCCGCTGAAGGAAAGCAAGACCTCGGTCATCATCCGCCGCGGCGATACGCTGTGGCAGATTTCCCGCCGCATCTACGGCAAGGGCGTGCGCTATACGACGATCTACCTCGCCAACGAGGACCAGATCGCCAATCCGGACCGCATCATCCCCGGCCAGGTCTTCGGCGTGCCGGACAAGACGGTGGAGAGCGACGCCGAGGCGGAAGAGCTGCACCGCAAGCGCGTGCGCGGAAATTGACCGCTGTTATTTCCGGCCGGCCGTTGCGAAACGGTCGGCAAGGTCCTATCTCCGCAATGCGGCGCCCCACCGGGCGCCGCATTTTCATTCGGATAATTCGGTAACGCGCGCCGGCGCGGGAGCCGGACATGAGGCCGGGCGCAAGCCCGGCGGAGGCCAGCGTGGCGACAACGACGAAAAAGACGGTTTCGGCCGAGCACAGCAATCTCCTCCAGACGCTGGTGAACCTCTGGCCCTATATGTGGCCCTCGGACCGGCCGGACCTGAAGATGCGGGTCGTCTGGGCCTCGGTTTTCCTGCTGATCTCCAAGATCGTGCTGCTGCTCGTTCCCTATTTCTTCAAATGGGCGACGGATGCGCTGAACAACAAGCCGGATGCCGTCGGCCTGCTGCCGACCTTCCTGCTCGGTGCCGTCATGCTGGTGCTGGCCTATAACGGCGCGCGCATCCTGCAGGCTGGCCTCAACCAGCTTCGCGACGCGCTCTTTGCCAGCGTCGGGCAATATGCGGTGCGCCAGCTCGCCTACCGCACCTTCGTGCACCTGCACCGCCTGTCGCTGCGCTTCCATCTGGAGCGGCGCACCGGCGGCCTGTCGCGCGTCATCGAGCGCGGCACCAAGGGCATCGAGACCATCGTGCGCTTCACGATCCTCAACAGCGTGCCGACCTTCATCGAATTCCTGCTGACCGCCGCCGTCTTCTGGCAGGGCTACGGGTTGCAATATCTGCTCGTCACCGCCGTCACCGTCTGGCTCTATATCTGGTTCACCGTGCGGGCCAGCGACTGGCGCATCTCCATCCGCCGCTCGATGAACGACAGCGATACGGAGGCCAACACCAAGGCCATCGACTCGCTCCTCAACTTCGAGACCGTCAAATATTTCGGCAACGAAGAGATGGAGGCCCGCCGCTTCGACCAGTCGATGGAGCGTTACGAAAAGTCCGCCACGCAGGTCTGGACCTCGCTCGGCTGGCTGAACTTCGGTCAGGCGCTGATCTTCGGCGTCGGCATGGCGATCATGATGGCCATGTCCGCCCTTGCCGTGCAGCGCGGCGAGCAGACGGTCGGCGACTTCGTCTTCATCAACGCTATGCTGATCCAGCTTGCCATCCCGCTCAACTTCATCGGCTTCGTCTACCGCGAAATCCGTCAGGGCCTCACCGATATCGAGCAGATGTTCGACCTGCTGGAAGTGGAGCAGGAAGTGCAGGACAAGCCGGGCGCGGTCGAGCTTGCCGTGGCCGATGGCGCGATCTCCTTCAAGGACGTGCATTTCGCCTACGATCCGGCGCGCCCGATCCTCAAGGGCATCTCCTTCGAGGTGCCGGCCGGCAAGACTGTCGCCGTGGTCGGCCCTTCCGGCGCGGGCAAGTCGACGCTCTCGCGCCTGCTCTACCGTTTCTACGATGTGCAAGAGGGTGCGATCACCATCGACGGGCAGGATGTGCGCGACGTCACGCAGAAGAGCCTGCGCAAGGTCATCGGCATGGTCCCGCAGGATACCGTGCTCTTCAACGACACCATCGCCTACAATATCCGCTACGGCCGCCCCGGCGCGAGCGACGAGGAAGTCACCGCTGCGGCCGAGGCCGCCCAGATCGGCACCTTCATCCGGCACCTGCCGGATGGCTTCAAGGCGATGGTAGGCGAGCGCGGCCTGAAACTTTCCGGCGGCGAAAAGCAGCGCGTCGCCATCGCCCGCACGATCCTGAAAAGCCCGCCGATCCTCATTCTCGACGAGGCGACCTCGGCGCTCGACACGCGCACCGAGCAGGAAATCCAGGCGGCGCTCGATGTCGTGTCGAAGAACCGCACGACGCTCGTCATCGCTCATCGCCTCTCCACGGTCATTTCGGCCGACGAGATCATCGTGCTGAAAGACGGCGTGATCGCAGAGCGCGGCACGCATGGCGAGCTGATGCAGCGCGACGACGGCCTCTACGCCTCCATGTGGAACCGCCAGCGCGAGGCCGTGCAGGCCGAGGAGCGGCTGAAGCAGGTGCGCGAAAGCGACGATCTCGGCATCGTCACGCGCGGCGTGCCGGCGGCGGAGTGATCAGTCGGCGGGGGCGGCAAAGAGGATCAGGTTGCCGTCCGGATCGCGGACGATGACGTTCCTCGCGCCCCACGGCTGCGTCGTAAGCCTCAGGTGGAAAGGCACCCCCACTGCCTGATACTCGAGAAACAGCCGCTCGATGGCCGCCGCGCTGTCGAGCGTGATCGACGCCGACAGCAGTTCCTCACGCTCCCGCACGTCTCCCGCAAAGATCGGGCCTTCCACAAGCCGCAGGCAGAGCCGCGCCCGGTCCCGCTGTACGACGCCGTAGAACGGCGGGTCGCCATAGGTGAAGTCCACGGCAAAGCCGAGCTTCTGTGTGTAGAAGGCGAGGGCGGCGGGAAAGTCGGTCACGTAGAGGACTGGTTCCGCGCCGGTGAGGAGCGATTGTTTTTCTGTTTCTGGGCTCATGGTCTTGCCTCCCGAAATGATGACGAATGTCCACTTCCGTCGGCTGCTCTGTCAATGCGGAATACCCCCTCTGCCCTGCCGGGCATCTCCCCCACAAGGGGGGAGATCGGCAGGAGACGAGCACTTTGCTCCAATCGCAACGCTGATGGTGGCCTGAAACGGTGCCACCATCCAATCTCCCCCCTTGTGGGGGAGATGCCCGGCAGGGCAGAGGGGGTATCCCACCTGCTGTTCCATCGAAAACCCGCACACACCAAGCCCCTGTCCCACGGTCTATCCACCGCGCCGCATTGCCCCGGCGGGCTTTTCACGCTAGGTCGATGGCGTGAAATCATCAGGAGATGTCGGAAGATGAGTTTGGTCGATACGGTACGCAGCACCCTGGTGCCGATCCATCGGGAGGGCTGGAAGTTCGTGGCGATCTTCTTCGTCGTCTCGCTGCTGCTGGGTCTCCTCTGGGAGCCGCTGATGTGGATCGGCTTCGTCCTGACGGCCTGGTGCGCCTATTTCTTCCGCGATCCCGAGCGCCTGACCCCGCAGGACGACGACCTCGTCATCTCCCCGGCGGACGGCCGCGTCTCGGCCGTCGCCATGGTGACGCCGCCGGCCGAGCTGGAGCTTGGCGACCAGCCGATGCTGCGCATCTCGGTCTTCATGAACGTCTTCAACTGCCATGTGAACCGTGCGCCGATGCGCGGCCGCATCGCCCGCGTCGCCTACCGCGCGGGCAAGTTCCTCAATGCCGATCTCGACAAGGCCAGCCAGGAGAACGAGCGCAACGGCCTCGTCATCGAAAGCGCCCATGGCCCGATCGGCGTCGTGCAGATCGCCGGCCTCGTCGCCCGCCGCATCCTGTGCTGGTCGTCGATGAACGACCATCTGGAAGCCGGCGAGCGCTTCGGCCTCATCCGTTTCGGCTCGCGCCTCGACGTCTTCCTGCCTGATGGTGCCGTGCCGCGCGTCAGCCTCGGCCAGACGGCGATTGCCGGCGAGACGGTGCTGGCGGA
Protein-coding sequences here:
- the cimA gene encoding citramalate synthase; the encoded protein is MKDRIYLFDTTLRDGQQTPGIDFSVEDKIAIAGMLDAFGLDYVEGGYPGANPTDTAFFSKKRTGRAKFVAFGMTKRAGVSASNDPGVAALLDSRSDAICLVAKSWDYHVRVALGCTNEENLESIAESVKAVVASGRESMIDCEHFFDGYKANPDYALACAKTAFASGARWVVLCDTNGGTQPSEVQAIVKAVIAAGVPGANLGIHAHNDTGQAVANSLAAVEAGVRQIQGTLNGIGERCGNANLVTLIPTLALKEAYNTRFETGIDTEKLTGLTKLAHTFDELLNRSPDHQAPYVGASAFATKAGIHASALLKDPRTYEHVTPESVGNLRKVMVSDQGGKANFINALKLRGITVAKDDPKLDRLIQIVKEREATGYAYEGADASFALLAYRTLGTVPDFFHVESFRVMVERRYDVNGQLKTVSEAVVRVIVDGETMMSVAEGHGPVNALDLALRKDLGKYQAEIADLELADYKVRILNGGTEAITRVLIESTDASGARWWTVGVSDNIIDASFQALMDSIVYKLLKNRGEAGRAAAE
- a CDS encoding phosphatidylserine decarboxylase, with amino-acid sequence MSLVDTVRSTLVPIHREGWKFVAIFFVVSLLLGLLWEPLMWIGFVLTAWCAYFFRDPERLTPQDDDLVISPADGRVSAVAMVTPPAELELGDQPMLRISVFMNVFNCHVNRAPMRGRIARVAYRAGKFLNADLDKASQENERNGLVIESAHGPIGVVQIAGLVARRILCWSSMNDHLEAGERFGLIRFGSRLDVFLPDGAVPRVSLGQTAIAGETVLAEFGSAKGPVVSRRG
- a CDS encoding LysM peptidoglycan-binding domain-containing protein: MMKNRTGLVALIVLAAATLLMVFFVLPNMNKEKPAETPVATLVGKPAEGGGETTTADGKQARSTPAQTEGETNAAATATEETTREETAKTDAKPADAAAAWVTPAFDLLRVEPDGSTVIAGRGQPNTKLEIRNGETVVATADIGPSGDFAAVFDQPLAAGDYQLTLNTKDDKGATKTSEEVATVSVPKDGSGELLAMVSRPGEASRLITVPDAAAKAAGTATTTAGQAAGEVASAQTGGAAEGAQTQQAAGDAAATAALAVKAEAHVSAVELEGKRMFIAGTARPGALVRIYANDTLVGEAKADDAGRYVVDGEIDLPVGRHSVRADVMSADGSKVDFRASVPFDRPEGEQVAVVAQEGAASDAGPALGLIGGGAFDKLRAEADKAIALLKGLYANGHLPSAEELAAARSATEIALKSLAEFKPGEEEGEAARAMAAKASAAAASALSRLQALPADAGAVGEALGSIETAVADALAPAIDKAEVVAGDVKAAAGNSIERLATQAATLQQQFAALFADGRNAEPAEIRTARVALEDALKGITGFVAPADAAVDVAAAIEKLKGWASTALDRLAAIPADAGRDAYQPALVALEGMPSVSAAESATTAASGSATDGEAAAEEPATVEQAPLKESKTSVIIRRGDTLWQISRRIYGKGVRYTTIYLANEDQIANPDRIIPGQVFGVPDKTVESDAEAEELHRKRVRGN
- the pip gene encoding prolyl aminopeptidase, which codes for MSELRSLYPEIEPYASGHLDVGDGHVIYWERAGTPGAKPAVFLHGGPGGTISPSHRRLFDPKLYDVTLFDQRGCGRSTPHAGLGANTTWHLVADMEKLREMAGAEKWLVFGGSWGSTLALAYAQKHPEHVSELVLRGIYMLTKAELDWYYQFGVSEMFPDKWERFVAPIPPEERHEMMQAYYRRLTGDDKAVRIAAAKTWSLWEGETITLLPEPATSGRFGVDDFADAFARLETHYFVNAGWLEEGQLLRDAHKLNGIPGVIAHGRYDMPCPAKNAWALHKAWPESEFFLVEGAGHAYSEPGILDRLIYATDKFAGKN
- the rarD gene encoding EamA family transporter RarD gives rise to the protein MADANSSSGPQTGDSPRGFAFALTAYVLWGFLPFFMKAVAHIPSTEVVAHRIIWSVPLAGLVLVWLGRTDDIKVALRSPRMLAMAALTATLITINWGIYVWAIAADRALETALGYYINPLFSIFLGAVLLKERPAPAQMVAIGLAACAVAILAFDAGGLPWVSLSLCLSWGLYAFFRKTLPIGPNQGFFLEVLLLSVPAIGYVIWLESTGQGHFGDTGMADMLWLLSCGVVTAIPLMIYANGAKLLRLSTIGIMQYIAPTMIFVIAVFVFGEPFGTAKLVAFAFIWVALIIYSGSMLSTARAKRLAAAELKPAE
- a CDS encoding VOC family protein translates to MSPETEKQSLLTGAEPVLYVTDFPAALAFYTQKLGFAVDFTYGDPPFYGVVQRDRARLCLRLVEGPIFAGDVREREELLSASITLDSAAAIERLFLEYQAVGVPFHLRLTTQPWGARNVIVRDPDGNLILFAAPAD
- a CDS encoding LOG family protein encodes the protein MSEQTLPIRSVCVYCGSQPGRDSAYVTAGRQLGKAMAENHLRLVYGGGTKGVMGAVASGVLSNGGRVTGIIPEFLVDMEATRHSLGQLSELIVTPDMHERKHKMFDRADAFVALPGGIGTLEEIVEVMTWAQLGRHRKPMVFANIGGFWDPMMKLIRHMADEGFIHTAHLVQPLVIDEPEEIVTTLLDHWAGQVDREGEAGIISRL
- a CDS encoding ABCB family ABC transporter ATP-binding protein/permease, encoding MRPGASPAEASVATTTKKTVSAEHSNLLQTLVNLWPYMWPSDRPDLKMRVVWASVFLLISKIVLLLVPYFFKWATDALNNKPDAVGLLPTFLLGAVMLVLAYNGARILQAGLNQLRDALFASVGQYAVRQLAYRTFVHLHRLSLRFHLERRTGGLSRVIERGTKGIETIVRFTILNSVPTFIEFLLTAAVFWQGYGLQYLLVTAVTVWLYIWFTVRASDWRISIRRSMNDSDTEANTKAIDSLLNFETVKYFGNEEMEARRFDQSMERYEKSATQVWTSLGWLNFGQALIFGVGMAIMMAMSALAVQRGEQTVGDFVFINAMLIQLAIPLNFIGFVYREIRQGLTDIEQMFDLLEVEQEVQDKPGAVELAVADGAISFKDVHFAYDPARPILKGISFEVPAGKTVAVVGPSGAGKSTLSRLLYRFYDVQEGAITIDGQDVRDVTQKSLRKVIGMVPQDTVLFNDTIAYNIRYGRPGASDEEVTAAAEAAQIGTFIRHLPDGFKAMVGERGLKLSGGEKQRVAIARTILKSPPILILDEATSALDTRTEQEIQAALDVVSKNRTTLVIAHRLSTVISADEIIVLKDGVIAERGTHGELMQRDDGLYASMWNRQREAVQAEERLKQVRESDDLGIVTRGVPAAE